A stretch of the Aegilops tauschii subsp. strangulata cultivar AL8/78 chromosome 4, Aet v6.0, whole genome shotgun sequence genome encodes the following:
- the LOC109774016 gene encoding protein GID8 homolog has product MFLSRIVLRDLDSIDSPASMATSKKVVTRDEWERKLRDVKIRKEDMNRLVMNFLVTEGFVDAADKFRVESGTQPDIDLATITDRMEVKKAVQSGNVQEAIEKINDLNPTILDTNPELYFHLQQQKLIELIRAGKINEALEFAQEELAPRGEENQAFLEEIEKTVALLVFEDVKNCPYGELLDVSQRLKTASEVNAAILTSQSHEKDPKLPSLLKMLIWTQNQLNEKAAYPRINNLSTAALEDPAI; this is encoded by the exons ATGTTCCTCTCCCGCATCGTCCTGCGCGACCTGGACTCCATCGACTCCCCCGCCTCCATGGCGACCTCCAAGAAGGTGGTGACGCGCGACGAGTGGGAGCGCAAGCTCCGCGACGTCAAGATCCGCAAGGAGGACATGAACCGCCTCGTCATGAACTTCCTCGTCACCGAGGGCTTCGTCGACGCCGCCGACAAGTTCCGCGTCGAGTCCGGCACCCAGC CGGACATCGACCTGGCCACCATCACGGATCGGATGGAGGTGAAAAAAGCGGTTCAGTCAGGGAATGTTCAGGAGGCAATCGAGAAGATCAACGATCTCAACCCCACG ATTCTGGATACAAATCCTGAATTATACTTCCATCTCCAGCAGCAAAAACTAATAGAGTTGATTCGTGCGGGGAAGATAAATGAAGCTTTGGAGTTTGCTCAAGAAGAACTTGCACCAAGAGGCGAAGAAAAT CAAGCCTTTCTGGAGGAAATAGAGAAAACTGTAGCACTGTTGGTCTTTGAAGATGTAAAAAATTGCCCATATGGTGAACTGTTGGACGTTTCTCAACGCTTAAAGACGGCAAGTGAAGTTAATGCTGCCATTCTCACAAGCCAAAGTCACGAGAAAG ATCCAAAGCTCCCCAgtctgttgaagatgttgatttggactcaaaaccagcTGAACGAAAAGGCAGCATATCCCCGAATCAATAACTTGTCCACCGCCGCACTGGAAGATCCAGCTATATGA
- the LOC109774017 gene encoding protein NRT1/ PTR FAMILY 8.3 has product MLGGQTQPTLPLPSFLICSCRFDLRDGDPSVSMDEAEERRLLVQGDGDHEPLLLPSQDASLYTGDGSVDIKGRPATRRATGNWRACFFILGTECCERLAYYGIATNLVTYLKIKLHQGNLEAARNVITWQGTCYLTTLVGAILADSYWGKYWTIAVFSSIYFIGLAGLTISASLPALQPPSCLGSVCPEPSLLQNGTFFLGLYMIALGTGGIKPCVSSFGADQFDDSDPTERVKQGSFFNWFYFCINVGALLSGTVIVWIQDNSGWVIGFAIPTVFMALAIASFFSASNMYRFQKPGGSPITRVCQVVVAAFRKWHIELPLDASLLYEVDGQNSAIEGSRKLEHTSEFEFLDKAAIISSTDAKSDFSANPWRLCTVTQVEELKILVRMFPVWATTIIFSAVFAQSSVFVEQGMVLDKRVGSFDIPPASLFTFNGISVMIWIAIYDRVLIPIARKFTGREKGFSELQRMGIGLVLSIVTMVSAALVELKRLEIARTEGLIHENVAVPMSILWQIPQYCFAGAAEVFTAIGQVEFFYGQAPDAMRSLCAALALVTVTVGSYLSSIILTLVSYLTTQGGDAGWIPDNLNEGHLDRFFWLMAGISFVNLLVYIGCAMRYKYKNV; this is encoded by the exons TCTCCATGGACGAAGCAGAGGAGAGGAGACTGCTGGTCCAAGGGGACGGGGATCACGAGCCGCTCCTCCTTCCTTCCCAG GATGCAAGTCTTTACACAGGTGATGGATCCGTCGACATCAAAGGCCGTCCTGCGACAAGGCGCGCCACGGGCAACTGGCGAGCCTGCTTCTTCATCCTAG GAACCGAGTGTTGTGAGCGTCTGGCCTACTATGGAATTGCAACAAACCTAGTTACTTATCTGAAAATAAAGCTTCATCAAGGCAATCTTGAAGCTGCAAGAAATGTTATCACTTGGCAAGGGACATGCTATCTGACGACCCTCGTTGGAGCCATCCTAGCAGATTCCTATTGGGGAAAGTACTGGACTATTGCTGTTTTCTCGTCAATTTATTTCATT GGTCTGGCTGGTTTGACGATTTCAGCATCACTTCCAGCACTTCAACCACCTTCATGTTTAGGATCTGTCTGTCCAGAACCAAGCCTACTTCAGAATGGCACATTTTTCCTGGGTCTCTATATGATTGCCCTAGGAACTGGAGGCATTAAACCTTGTGTGTCATCCTTTGGAGCGGATCAATTTGATGACAGTGATCCGACAGAGAGAGTAAAGCAGGGTTCCTTCTTCAATTGGTTCTATTTCTGCATAAATGTCGGTGCATTGTTATCAGGCACTGTTATTGTTTGGATACAAGATAACTCAGGTTGGGTAATAGGATTTGCCATTCCTACTGTATTTATGGCATTGGCTATTGCAAGTTTCTTTTCAGCCTCAAATATGTACAGATTTCAGAAACCCGGTGGGAGTCCAATAACAAGAGTGTGCCAGGTTGTTGTCGCAGCATTCCGTAAGTGGCATATCGAGTTGCCACTCGATGCATCTCTTCTGTATGAAGTTGATGGTCAAAATTCAGCAATAGAGGGAAGCCGGAAGCTGGAGCACACAAGTGAATTTGA ATTCCTTGACAAGGCAGCCATCATCTCATCTACTGATGCCAAGAGTGACTTTTCTGCAAACCCATGGAGGCTATGCACTGTCACCCAAGTGGAAGAATTGAAGATCCTTGTAAGAATGTTCCCGGTTTGGGCTACTACCATCATATTCAGCGCGGTATTTGCTCAGAGCTCCGTATTCGTGGAGCAGGGAATGGTCCTTGACAAACGGGTTGGATCTTTCGATATTCCTCCGGCATCCCTATTTACTTTCAACGGAATCAGTGTCATGATCTGGATTGCAATTTATGACCGCGTCCTCATACCCATAGCTAGAAAGTTCACTGGAAGGGAAAAGGGTTTCTCTGAGCTACAGCGAATGGGCATTGGATTAGTCCTTTCCATTGTGACAATGGTATCTGCAGCTCTTGTTGAGTTAAAGCGCTTAGAGATTGCCAGGACTGAAGGCCTTATCCATGAGAATGTTGCTGTTCCAATGAGCATTCTTTGGCAAATACCACAGTATTGCTTTGCTGGTGCTGCCGAGGTTTTCACCGCTATAGGTCAAGTCGAGTTCTTCTACGGTCAGGCCCCAGATGCCATGAGGAGCTTATGTGCTGCATTGGCACTTGTTACGGTCACGGTAGGAAGCTATTTAAGCTCAATCATATTGACCTTGGtgtcataccttacaactcaagGAGGAGATGCAGGATGGATCCCAGATAACTTGAATGAAGGCCATCTTGACCGGTTCTTTTGGTTGATGGCAGGGATCAGCTTTGTAAATTTGCTGGTTTACATTGGTTGCGCAATGAGATACAAATATAAGAATGTGTGA
- the LOC109774029 gene encoding pentatricopeptide repeat-containing protein At4g37170 has protein sequence MRTKPPTFSVTTASQLHNAIDRLLPLLRADAAHAPAARALAAAAASLPPSTLLFNRLLHLLSSNAVSLPDALTLLSSIPSPDRCSYNTLVSALSRSPRHLASARALFDRMPHRDHFSWSAIVSAYSRHGRPLDALALYRRMQEEPRSAGADNQFSASSALAAATAARCARAGRELHCHVARRGIGAGDAVMWSALVDMYAKCGRLEDARRVFDGMPLRDVVSWTAMVERYFDAGRAGEGFRLFLQMLRTGGVRPNEFTYAGVLRASAELAIESLGRQVHGRMSKSSIGDSCFAESALLHMYSKCGDMASVVRVFEGMPKVDLVSWTAMISGYAQNGQPEEAFRYFDMFLRSGIRPDHVTFVGVLSACAHAGLVNKGMEVFHLIEDKYGIGHTPDHYACVIDLLSRSGQFERAEEMINKMAVKPNKFLWASLLGGCRIHKNVRLARRAAEALFEIEPENPATYVTLANIYASVGLFDEVEGVRKIMETKGITKMPASSWIEVGRRVHVFLVGDKSHPRTEEIYALLKKLYGKMREEGYVADTGFVLHDVEDEQKEHDIGYHSERLAVAFGIIATPEGSPIKIFKNLRICGDCHTAIKLISQITRREIIVRDSNIFHHFKNGVCSCRDYW, from the coding sequence ATGAGGACCAAGCCCCCGACCTTCTCGGTCACCACCGCGTCGCAGCTCCACAACGCCATCGACCGCCTCCTCCCGCTGCTCCGCGCCGACGCCGCCCACGCCCCGGCCGCGCGCGCGCTGGCCGCGGCCGCCGCCTCGCTCCCGCCCTCCACGCTGCTCTTCAaccgcctcctccacctcctctcctcCAACGCCGTCTCCCTCCCCGACGCCCTCACCCTCCTCTCCTCCATCCCGAGCCCCGACCGCTGCTCCTACAACACCCTCGTCTCCGCGCTCTCCCGCTCGCCGCGCCACCTCGCCTCCGCGCGCGCGCTGTTCGACCGAATGCCCCACCGGGACCACTTCTCCTGGTCCGCCATCGTCTCCGCCTACTCGCGCCACGGCCGGCCCCTTGACGCGCTCGCGCTCTACCGCCGGATGCAGGAGGAGCCCCGGAGCGCCGGCGCTGACAACCAGTTCAGCGCGTCCAGcgcgctcgccgccgccaccgcggcccggTGCGCCCGCGCGGGCAGGGAGCTGCACTGCCACGTGGCCAGGAGAGGGATCGGCGCGGGCGATGCCGTCATGTGGAGCGCGCTCGTGGACATGTACGCCAAGTGCGGCCGGTTGGAAGACGCCAGGAGGGTGTTCGACGGGATGCCGCTCCGGGACGTTGTCTCCTGGACGGCGATGGTGGAGAGGTACTTTGACGCCGGGCGCGCCGGGGAAGGATTCAGGCTGTTCCTCCAGATGCTGAGAACCGGAGGTGTTCGACCGAATGAGTTCACCTACGCGGGGGTTCTGCGTGCTTCCGCAGAGCTTGCCATCGAGAGCCTCGGGAGGCAGGTGCATGGTCGAATGTCAAAGAGCAGCATCGGAGACTCGTGCTTTGCAGAGAGCGCGCTCCTGCACATGTACTCCAAGTGCGGGGACATGGCCAGTGTGGTGCGTGTATTCGAGGGGATGCCAAAGGTAGACCTGGTGTCCTGGACGGCGATGATCTCTGGCTATGCACAGAATGGTCAGCCAGAGGAGGCGTTCCGCTACTTCGACATGTTCTTAAGGTCAGGAATTAGGCCTGATCATGTCACGTTTGTTGGTGTTCTCTCTGCGTGTGCTCATGCTGGTCTGGTCAACAAAGGTATGGAGGTCTTCCATTTGATAGAGGATAAGTATGGCATTGGACACACCCCTGATCATTATGCTTGCGTGATCGATCTACTCAGCCGATCGGGCCAGTTTGAACGGGCAGAGGAGATGATCAACAAGATGGCTGTCAAGCCTAACAAGTTCCTATGGGCATCCTTGCTTGGTGGCTGCCGGATTCACAAGAATGTCCGCTTAGCTAGGCGGGCAGCGGAAGCGTTGTTCGAAATAGAACCTGAAAATCCAGCGACGTATGTTACTCTCGCTAATATTTATGCATCGGTTGGTCTGTTTGATGAAGTTGAGGGTGTAAGAAAGATCATGGAGACAAAGGGCATAACGAAAATGCCGGCCTCAAGTTGGATTGAAGTTGGAAGAAGGGTGCATGTATTTCTGGTCGGTGATAAGTCGCATCCTCGAACTGAAGAAATATATGCGCTTCTGAAGAAGCTGTATGGGAAAATGAGGGAAGAAGGGTATGTAGCGGACACCGGATTTGTTCTGCATGATGTCGAAGATGAGCAAAAGGAGCATGACATTGGCTACCACAGTGAACGACTTGCTGTTGCATTTGGGATCATTGCTACTCCTGAGGGTTCCCCTATCAAGATTTTCAAGAATCTGCGGATCTGTGGGGACTGTCACACTGCTATTAAGCTCATATCGCAGATTACTCGGAGAGAGATCATCGTAAGGGACTCGAATATATTTCATCACTTCAAGAACGGGGTTTGTTCTTGCAGAGATTATTGGTAA